CTGGGAAAGGAGCCTATAAAGAGGACGCCGGTCCATATGGATTAGAACGTATCTTAAAAAAGTCTTTTTGCCCCATATCGGCGTTGAAGCCGCGCATCAAGTCCTCGAAATACACAATTATTCCTGCGGTTAATCCCGCCAATGCGGGATCGCCTTTCTTGACCTTGAACGAAATTGAGCATTTTTCAAAGGTTTCTATTATATGGCTGATTGTTATAATTAGGTTTTCATATTCAGAGGATTTATCAAAAAATGATCTCAACCCCGTTTCCGGAATTTCTCAAACAATCTCCCTGCATCCTTGCCGAGGGGGCTGTCATCGAACGCCTGCGTCGCAGCAGCAGCTTTGAACTCGATCCCCATATCGTCAATTCGGCATTTATCTATGAGGATGTTCAGCGAAAAGCCATTGAAATCATTTATCGCCAGTATCTGGATATCGGCTCCCAGTACAACTTGCCGCTCCTGCTTTCAACGCCCACCTGGCGGTCCAGCCAGGAACGGATCACGGCGGCCGGTTATGCCCATCGCGACGTAAACGCAGACAATTACCGTTTCCTGGACGCCCTGCGTAGCAGCTACGGAACATATGCCCGAAATGTCGTTATCGGCGGACTCCTGAGCTGCCGCGGCGATGCCTACCGGCCGGCTGAAGCCTTGGGGGTTTCTACGGCGAAGGAATTTCATTCCTGGCAGGCCATAAAGCTGTCCCAAGCCGGGGTTGATTTTCTTCTGGCCGCCACGTTGCCGGCTCTCAGCGAAGCCACCGGACTTGCAGCGGCCCTGGCCGCCGCCGGAAAACCGTACCTCGTGAGTTTTATCGTGCGCCCTGATGGCACACTCCTGGATGGAACGCCCCTGAAAACGGCAGTTTCCGCAATCGACGACGCGGTCGATCCGCAACCACTGGCCTATCTGGTCAACTGCACCCATGCCTCCATATTTAGAAGCGCCCTGCTGCACGATGTTAACTCTTCATCCGTTGTCCGGCAGCGGATTATCGGCCTGATGGCCAATACAGCGGCACTCAACCCCGAAGAACTGGAAAACAGCGCCGCGCTGATGGCGGAAGCGCCTGAAACTTTCGGGTATGCCCTTGCCGGGCTCCATCAGGAACTCGGCTTGAAGATACTGGGGGGCTGCTGCGGAACCGACGATCGCCATATCCGCGCTCTGGCGGCACGGCTGGCAGCAGCCAAAAGCGACATGCTTTCAGATTGACCCAACCCTGCCCCGATGGATAATTATGCTTAAAGGAGCTGAAATATTATGAAAAAAATAGGAATTCTCGATTGAATTGGGAATCTTTAAGGATTCGACCCGAAACGAGCTGCTGACCATTGTCAAAAGAATGCTGGATGAGGATAACATTGATTCAGTGATTCTGGGATGTACCGAATTGCCTTTAATCCTGACCGAGAGCAAATACGGCATTCCTTTTTTAAACACAACCGCGATTCACTGCGAAAGCATTATCAGATACTGTATTCAAACCAAATGATTCCTGCAGTGCTATAAAAAACATGATAAGGTATAGAAAAAAGAACAGTCGCAGCAGGAAAAAAACAACGAAACTGCTCGTTTTTATGGGGCGTCTCATTCTCACCGCCGTTATCCTGTCCGTACTAATGGTGCTTTGTTTTCGCTGGGTCTCGCCGCCCACCAGCGCATTTATGCTGAAAAGGCATTTTAAAAACTTTTTACATAATAAGCCGTCGGCTGCTCTAAAATACCGCTGGATTGATTTGGACAAAATGTCACCTTATGTTCCGCTGGCGGTGATTGCATCCGAAGACCAGAAATTTCCCCATCACTGGGGCTTCGATATTGCTGCCATATCGGATGCCGTGGGAAACAACCTGAAGGGCGGACGCCTGCGGGGCGCCAGCACCATTACCCAACAGGTTGCGAAAAACATGTTCCTGTGGTCCGGACGCAGTTTTGTGCGAAAAGGTCTGGAGGCATACTTTACGGTCCTGCTGGAGCTGCTGTGGTCTAAAAACCGGATTCTGGAAGTATATCTGAATATCGCGGAATTCGGCGACGGCATATATGGGGTTCGGGCGGCTGCGGAAACCTTCTATTTAAAGCCCCCTTCCCGGTTGACCCGATGGGAGTCAGCCATCCTGGCGGCGGTGCTGCCAAGCCCGCGAAAACTCAAGGTGTCGGACCCATCACCGTATGTCATCGAACGCGCCGGCTGGATCGAAGAACAGATGGCGCAACTGGGGGGTATCGGGTATTTGAGAAACATTTAAAATCACTTGGTTATTAAATGCTGAAACCCGGCGGTGTTATCAGCTTTGCCGAACCTAATATGTTGAATCCGCAAGTTTTCTTTGAACGTAAATTTCGGAAATTTTTCCCATACGTATCTCCAGATGAAACGGCACTCGTCAGATGGAACTTCCAACAGAGTTTATTGAAAGCAGACTTCCGGGATATCAAAATTGTTCCTTTTGACTGGTTGCATCCATCGATTCCTGAGCCCCTGATAGGTACGGTATCCCTGCTGGGAAGGGTATTGGAGAAAACCCCTCTTCTCAGGGAGTTTTCGGGTTCCCTTTGCATAAAAGCAGTTCGGCCCATTGAAAAATAAAACCATGCATTCTTAAAATGACGGGGTTTCGGTCGGATGCTGATTTAAAAAAATGGCTGCTTCAAGCCAAGAAATTTGCATCATCCCTGCCCCAAAGTGAAACTGAGATATTGCCCATCGTAAAGCGATTTCAGCCGGATTTGAAAATAATGTATACTGAATTTAAAGGTTCGGATAGACATGTCCCTGGAAGCAATCAAAAGCGCATTAAATAAAGCGGCCGATTTACTTGGACCATACCCCCTTCATCAACAACTGGGACATGGTGGACACCTCCGCCCCGCACATCGTCGGCGCCTTTCTTGCCGATAAGAGCAGGAAACCTTTATATATTCTTGCCAAATCCGGAAATTTGTGGGAAAGAAGAATAGCCGTCCTGGCAACATTTTTCTTCATCCGGCAGGGGGATTTTATCGATACGCTCTCTATCTCTGAATTGTTGTTGAGGGTTTCTATGCCTATTCAAGATAAATCCAATATTGTTTTAATCGGGATGCCGGGATCCGGCAAGAGCACGGTCGGCATCATCCTGGCAAAGCTGACCTCGCGGGATTTTGTTGATACCGATCTGCTTATTCAAATCGACCAGGGACGACCGCTGCAGGATATCGTTGACCAATCCGGGTATATGACGCTGCGAGAAATTGAGGAAGGCATACTCCTGGGTTTAAACTATCGCAATTATGTGATCGCCACCGGCGGAAGCGCCGCCTACAGTCACGACGCCATGCTGCACCTGAAAAAAAACGGTATGATCATTTTTCTGAATGTCGACCTGCCCACACTTGAATCCCGAATTGATAATTTCAGCACGCGCGGACTCGCCAAACGTCCGGAGCAAAGCCTTGCCGATTTATTCAAGGAACGCTATGATCTGTATACAACCTATGCGGATGTTGTTGTCGACTGTAATAGACTGAATCAAGAGGCGGTCTGTCGGAGGGTTATAAGTGAAACCGGTGTGCTGAATCAATGACCGCTCTTGCCATATTTACCGTTACCTATATCGGCGTCGCCCTGGGGAGGATCCCGGGGCTGGTCATCGACCGGGTCGGCATCGCCCTTTTGGGTGCAATTGCGATGGTCGTTTTCGGGGTTGTTACGCCAACAGAGGCTGTTCAGTCCATCGATCTGCCGACGATTCTATTACTGTATGCCCTGATGGTGGTATCTGCCCAGCTCCGGCTTGGGGGGTTTTATACCTGGGCGGCATCCCGTATCATATTCCTGCTGCGCCGCCCGCGGTGGTTCCTGTTGACGAGCATGGTCATGAGCGCTTTGTTATCGTCTATCCTGGCAAATGATATCGTCTGCTTTGCTTTCACACCGGTCCTGGCGATATCAGTTTTACATGCCAACCTGAACCCGCTGCCGTTTTTGATCGGACTGGCCGTTTCGAGCAACATCGGCTCGGCTGCCACCATCATCGGAAACCCCCAGAACATGCTCATCGGGCAGGTCGGCAAACTCGATTTTGCCGAATTCCTTTTATGGTGCGGACCGCCGGCGGTCATTGCCCTGATGGGCAGCTATCTGGTGATTTTGCTGATCTACCGGAAAAAATTCCATCGTCAGGGTAGCTTCCAGGCGGCTGAACCACCTGAAAAGATGCCGGCCTTTAATCGCTGGCAGACCATCAAGGGAATAACGGTTACCGGTATTCTGATGGTTCTGTTTTTTACGCCGGTGCCGAGGGAGATTTCGGCTGTGGGAATCGCCGGGATACTGCTGTGCAGCCGCAGGATGAAAACCCGAGATATCCTCGGCCTGGTGGACTGGCACTTGATCACCCTGTTTTGCGCATTA
This genomic interval from Desulfobacterales bacterium contains the following:
- a CDS encoding homocysteine S-methyltransferase family protein; amino-acid sequence: MISTPFPEFLKQSPCILAEGAVIERLRRSSSFELDPHIVNSAFIYEDVQRKAIEIIYRQYLDIGSQYNLPLLLSTPTWRSSQERITAAGYAHRDVNADNYRFLDALRSSYGTYARNVVIGGLLSCRGDAYRPAEALGVSTAKEFHSWQAIKLSQAGVDFLLAATLPALSEATGLAAALAAAGKPYLVSFIVRPDGTLLDGTPLKTAVSAIDDAVDPQPLAYLVNCTHASIFRSALLHDVNSSSVVRQRIIGLMANTAALNPEELENSAALMAEAPETFGYALAGLHQELGLKILGGCCGTDDRHIRALAARLAAAKSDMLSD
- a CDS encoding aspartate/glutamate racemase family protein, with the translated sequence MGIFKDSTRNELLTIVKRMLDEDNIDSVILGCTELPLILTESKYGIPFLNTTAIHCESIIRYCIQTK
- the mtgA gene encoding monofunctional biosynthetic peptidoglycan transglycosylase, with the translated sequence MIRYRKKNSRSRKKTTKLLVFMGRLILTAVILSVLMVLCFRWVSPPTSAFMLKRHFKNFLHNKPSAALKYRWIDLDKMSPYVPLAVIASEDQKFPHHWGFDIAAISDAVGNNLKGGRLRGASTITQQVAKNMFLWSGRSFVRKGLEAYFTVLLELLWSKNRILEVYLNIAEFGDGIYGVRAAAETFYLKPPSRLTRWESAILAAVLPSPRKLKVSDPSPYVIERAGWIEEQMAQLGGIGYLRNI
- a CDS encoding shikimate kinase; amino-acid sequence: MDHTPFINNWDMVDTSAPHIVGAFLADKSRKPLYILAKSGNLWERRIAVLATFFFIRQGDFIDTLSISELLLRVSMPIQDKSNIVLIGMPGSGKSTVGIILAKLTSRDFVDTDLLIQIDQGRPLQDIVDQSGYMTLREIEEGILLGLNYRNYVIATGGSAAYSHDAMLHLKKNGMIIFLNVDLPTLESRIDNFSTRGLAKRPEQSLADLFKERYDLYTTYADVVVDCNRLNQEAVCRRVISETGVLNQ
- a CDS encoding anion transporter, with protein sequence MTALAIFTVTYIGVALGRIPGLVIDRVGIALLGAIAMVVFGVVTPTEAVQSIDLPTILLLYALMVVSAQLRLGGFYTWAASRIIFLLRRPRWFLLTSMVMSALLSSILANDIVCFAFTPVLAISVLHANLNPLPFLIGLAVSSNIGSAATIIGNPQNMLIGQVGKLDFAEFLLWCGPPAVIALMGSYLVILLIYRKKFHRQGSFQAAEPPEKMPAFNRWQTIKGITVTGILMVLFFTPVPREISAVGIAGILLCSRRMKTRDILGLVDWHLITLFCALFVVIHAISLGNYPHLVVTYLAEMGIDLHNLLMLTGISTVLSNVFSNVPATMLLVRFLDAANPAQWFTLAVSSTFAGNLIIIGSIANLIVIEQAAIHGIKITFRQHAAVGLPVTLVSLGVLIIWMYI